Below is a genomic region from Brassica rapa cultivar Chiifu-401-42 chromosome A08, CAAS_Brap_v3.01, whole genome shotgun sequence.
CAGAGTTGGTCTCCTTGCGCTATCTTTACTTGTCATGGACATACATAAAGCGCCTACCTCTTGGATTGCAAGAGTTGAAAAATCTCATACATTTGAGGTTGGATTACATGAAGACACTTAAGAGTGTTTCAGGGATCTCAAAACTGTCGAGTTTGAGGAAACTGCAACAACTAGAGTCCAAGATGTCGCTAGACATGAGCATAATGGAGGAGTTGAAGCTCTTGGAATATTTACAACTTCTAACCGTAAGTATCAAGTCAAGTTTGGTTGTGGAGAAGTTGTATGCTCCCAGGTTAGTGAAGTGTCTTCACATTGTAGTACTTAGAGGGCTTCAGGAAGAATACCAGCTAGAGTATTGGCTTTGCCGGGTATGGATAGTCTTCGTAAAGTCATCATAAGAAAGTGTGGAATGTGGGAGATAAAGGCAGAGAGGAAGACTTTATCATTAACTCAAGGCTTCCCCAAACCTCTCTAGTGTGCATTTAAGTAGCTGCAATGGTCTGGAGGATTTAACGTGGCTGTTGTTCGCTCTAAACCTCACTAGTCTCGAGGTTATTGACTCAAGACTAGTAGAAGCAATAATAAGCCAGGAGAAAGCTACGAGTGTTAGTATCATCTCACAAATTTAGATACGTTTATCTTTCTGTCTCTTTTGTTTCACATTTtctgaattattattttatcgtcAGGAAAATGATTTTCTATGGAGTTGTTAATTCTCtttgaatatagttttgaaaTGCCAAAATGGATAATGAAACTATAGAATTAATAGAATGAAGGAACAATAGATATATTTGGTTGCGGATCAACTGGTAGACGCTCCAGTGTCGGGAGTTTTAAAATCTATTCAAGAGGTATTTATTAAAGAGCTTCACTGAACTCCCGATCTATGGAGTTGTTAAATGTAATGGAGAAAGCCATTGTCGTTGAACCGAAAACCAATAAGCCCATGCTTCCCAAACCCTGCATGTGATGGTCCTAGTGAGATGGTCTAAAGGGTTTGATGTGGCTATTGTTTGCACCAAACCAACTTTAGTATAATGAGCTAAGAGAAAGTCATGAATGTCGCAAGTATTGTCGTTCCTTTGCCAAGTAATGTTAATACTTGTAAGTATTGTCGATCATGTAAATGGCAGACTTCCCAAATTTTGATCCCGCGGATACGTCATGTATAAAAGTGAAACAACCATCTCTGTTATTTATGCATCAACTTTTCTATCGTTTAGCAGAATGAAAAAGGGTAGAACcatttttataatcttttaacaGCGTATGCTGTGCTCATTTCTCGCTCTATCTCTAGAGAGAGGAGATCCGACTAGTGATTGTTGTCCTGACACGTTGTGTGAATTTCCTCTGGATATCTTCATTACAATCGTTATCTTCATTACAAACGTTATCTTTAACCTGTGGCTACTGTTATATTTTTCATCAAATTTTACATTATTTGCTTGTACCCTAAGGATTTTAGTTTCAGATTTTGCAAATCGCAGATAAGGCTAGGTGGTTCAACTATGAGTGGTTTTGTCACGAGTGTCCTTGATCAGGCGTTTACCCATCTGTGTAGCTGCTTTGGCGTTGAAGTCAATTATGTTTGGAACCTTGAGAAGAATCTGGCGGCTCTAGAGGACACCATGAAGGTACTCAGAGCAAGGCGAGCGGATGTGCTGACAAAGGTGCAGAGGCAAGAAAGCGAGGGTCTACAAAGGCTTAACGAAGTTGAGGTATGGCTTACGAGTGTTGAGGATATCCAAAACCAAGTCTATGATTTGCTTCTTCCTAGTAGAGATGAACTTGAAAAGTTGTGTCTTTGTGGTCTTTGTACGAAAAACTTGAGCCCAAGTCATAGATACGGGAAAAGGGTTTTCGAGATGCTGAAAAAAGTCGAAGTTTTAGAATCTAAAGGAGTGTTTGAAGTGGTGGCTGGGCAACCTACGATAGCTGTGGCAGTGGAGATGCCTTTACCATCGACAATTGTTGGTCAAGAAAAAATGCTCAAAAGGGCAATGGAGCACCTCatggatgctggaacagggatTATGGCTCTCTATGGAATGGGTGGAGTAGGAAAAACAACTCTTCTGGAAcaaataaacaataaatttGTTGAGCACCCAGTTGACGGGGTCGAAATTGTTATCTTTGTTGTGGTGTCCAGCGAGCTACGGGTTGAGATGATTCAAGATGCGATTGCTGAGAAACTAGGCTTTCGTATGGAGGAGtggaaacaaaaagagaaacgCCATAAGGTCACTGATTTATACAATTGTTTGAAGACAAAGAAATTTATCTTGTTATTAGATGATATTTGGAAGGAAGTGGATTTAAAAGAAATCGGAGTCCCATTTCCGACAATGGAAAATGGATGCAAAGTAGTATTCACCACTCGTTCTAGGGAAGTATGTGGCCATATGGGGGTTGATGATCCAATGGAAGTTGAGTGTTTGGGATCTGAAGAAGCTTGGGATTTGTTCCGTGGCAAAGTTGGGAAAAAAACATTAGAAAGCCACCCAGATATTCTTGAGGTCGCTTGTCAAGTTGCCAGAGAATGCCGTGGTTTACCATTGGCGCTGAATATCATCGGCAAAAATATGGCGTCCAAGAGGACGGTGGAAGAATGGGAGCGAGCAATCGACACTCTTGCTTCTTCTGCTGCAGAGTTTCCAGGTATGGAAGACCAGATTCTTCCAGTCTTGAGGTATAGCTACGATAGCCTCAAGGGTGAGCATGTCAAGTCATGTTTTCAATATTGCGCTCTATATCCAGAAGATTGGCCAATACAAAAGGAGAAGTTGGTAGATTACTGGATATGCGAAGGATTTATAGACGACAAGAAAGGTAGAAAAAAGGCTAAAAATCAGGCTTATGGGATAATTGGTACCCTTGTCGAGGCTTGTTTACTGACCGAAGAGGTAGAAGGAGAAAATATACTTTGGTTTATGACTGAAGACAAACCAAAGGTGAAAATGCATGATGTGGTCCGTGAGATGGCATTGTGGATAGCATCTGACTTTGGGATGGATAAAGAGAGATGTATCGTGAAAGCTGGTTTTCGTTTGCGTGAAGTACCAACGGTGGAGAACTGGAGATCTGTGAGAAGAATGTCTTTGATTTACAACGAGATTGAAAGTATATCTGAAAGTCCCAACTGCCCTGAGCTTACAACTCTGCTCTTCCAAAAAAATGAGATTTTGAATATCTCAGGTGAATTTTTCAAGTCCATGCCCAAGTTAGTCGTATTGGATCTAAGAGATAATAAACTTTTCGATGGAGTTCCAGAGGAAATATCCAAGTTGGTCTCCTTGCGACATCTCGACTTGTCATATAATAAAGGCATAAAGCGATTGTTTGCAGGCTTACTAGAGCTAAGAAAACTGATATATTTGAATTTGGAGCGAACGGGACTGGAGAGTATTTCGGGGATATCAACTTTGGCGAGTTTGAGGACACTCCGACTACAACATAACCAAATGTCGCAAGATGTCAACGTAATGGAGGAACTGCATCTCTTAGAACATTTAGAAGTGTTGACCATAGATATTTGGTCAACTTTGGTTGCAAATCAACTGTTTAATTCTTACAGAGCAGCAAATGCTATTCAAGCGATAACTATTCGTTGCCTTGAGGAGAAATCAATATTAAGTCTTCCAAATATGGCGGTTCTCAGTGCGCTGGATATTGAGAAAAGTGAAATGGTGGAGATAAATGTCAAGAGGAGTACATCATCATTGAACAAAAGTCCAACAACAACTGTAAGCTTCCCAAACCTCTCTAGAGTGCAATTATGTGCTTGTCATGGTCTCAAGGACTTGACATGGCTTTTGTTTGCACCAAATCTTAAGATTCTTAACGTTGAAAATTCAACTCAAGTAGAGGATATAATCAACAAAGAAAAAGCTGCTAATATTCTCACAGAGAAAGAGGAAGTTACCATCATTCCTTTTCAGAAACTAGAGCGTTTTCGAGTGTATGATTTGCCAGAGTTGAAGAGCATCTACTGGAGTCCTCTCCCTTTCCCACGTTTGAAGAAATTCAGGATAGATAAGTGTCCAAATCTGAGAAAGCTTCCATTTGATTCTAAAAGTTGCAGCAGCGCGGGTGAAGAGCTTGTCATCCACAGTGGAGAACAGGACTGGATAGATAAGGTTGAGTGGGAGGACGAAGAGACTAAAGAGCGTTTCCCACGTTCCATCGGTCCTTCCGAAACTGAAGCAGTTCTCAAAATTCTGATAGAACTCTCTTCTACTTTTGCATCTACTTGAAATTGTGTCTACTGCTCTTGCGTCCACTCTCAAAAACGTTGGTGTTTCTAAtcaatttattttctatatGTTCATGTCTATTCTATGTTTACTGTTTGTTTGGTGTGAATATCATTACTCTCAAGAAACTTTACATAAAAGTTATCCAGTTCCGTTTTGTAATTGCTTGTATATTTGTGTGTTATGTTTCTGTTCATTTTGTTTTTGGGTCTGGATATGGTTCGTCAGTCTATGGGTATATTATACCCTGTATAGCTGGGGTGATTTGATCAACTTTCAGTGTGAGAGTCACCTGCGTGATGATTTTTCTCTATGAAGATTTTTTGAATCCTTTCACAAGTGAAGTTGTTGTTATTTCGTAGAGCTCTGAACTAGAACTATGTTCCTCCAGAGAGAAACTACTAATTAGTAAGTATATGAGGTGAATTCTTATGGTCTAAGTCTAGGCTAGTTGTCTCAGATTCATGGACTAGTAATCTCAGTGTACTGCTGGATGAAATATCTCAGTTGGTCTCTTTGAGATATCTCAACTTGTCATTCGACTACCAATTGCTATACTAGAGTTGAAAACACGGATACACCCAAATCGGAATACTTGAGGAGACTTGGTAGTATCGATGGTATATCGAATTTGAAGCAATGGGAGGAGTCACTACTACATTCCATAGTGTCTCTAGATCTCAAGTTTGGTCATGGTAGCAATTGTTATATCCTCAGAACATTTGTATTGATCGTTCTGCCCTTTCTTCTACCACTTCTGTATCCTTAAGTGTTCGTTCATCTGATCATTCTACTGTATGCGTTGCTGAGGTTCTCGTGCTACTTGGGAATTGTGAAATGTGAAAATGATGGAGTTGCCAATTATCCAAAACTAACATATCAAAGTTTCTTCTTTATGCTGAGCGTGCCCATGAAGATGGTTGTAGCCTGTAGGGATTTTACAGAACGGGAGAGTGATTTTGCATTCAGGTATTAATGGTCCCTACCCATGTTTGAGCTGCAGATCAAGTGGTCAATTTTGACAGATGTATCAGAATTAAATAAGAGACGTAACTCAAAAATATCATAATCATTGAAAAgtcttgatttattttttgtttgccaCAGTTCCATCAGTGACATCTTTGCATTATTTTCCCACTATGTGTGGTTGAAACTTTCATATACGGCTAAGGGAACTCAAGTCTCCGGAAACTGCCGAAACAAGTATCAGAGTTGGTCTCCTTGCGCATCTTGACTTGTCATGGAAATACATGAAGCGGCTACCTCTTGGTTTACAAGAGTTGAAAAAAACTCGTACATTTTGAGGTTGGATTACATGAAGAGACTTAAGAGTGTTTCAGGGATATTAAAACTGTCTAGTTTGAGGAAACTGCAACTACTAGAGTCTAAAATGTCGCTAGACATGAGCTTAATGGAGGAGTTTCAGCTCTTGGAACATTTACAAGTCTTAAACATAAGTATCAAGTCAAGTTTGGTTGTGGAGAAGTTGTTATATGCTCCCAGGTTGGTGAAATGTCTTCACATTGTAGTACTGGCTTTGCCAGGTATGGATAGTCTTCGTAAAGTCATCATAAGGAAGTGTGGAATGTGAGAGATAAAGTTAGCGAGGAAGACTTTATCATTATTAACTCAAGGCTTCCCGAATCTCGCTAGTGTGCATATAAGTTGTTGCAGTGGCCTGAAGGATTTAACGTGGCTGTTGTTTGCTCCAAGCCTCACTAGTCTTGAGGTTCTTGACTCAGGACTAGTAGAAGCAATAATAAGCCAGGAGAAAGCGCTATGAGTGTTAATGTCATTCC
It encodes:
- the LOC103836174 gene encoding disease resistance protein RPS5, producing MSGFVTSVLDQAFTHLCSCFGVEVNYVWNLEKNLAALEDTMKVLRARRADVLTKVQRQESEGLQRLNEVEVWLTSVEDIQNQVYDLLLPSRDELEKLCLCGLCTKNLSPSHRYGKRVFEMLKKVEVLESKGVFEVVAGQPTIAVAVEMPLPSTIVGQEKMLKRAMEHLMDAGTGIMALYGMGGVGKTTLLEQINNKFVEHPVDGVEIVIFVVVSSELRVEMIQDAIAEKLGFRMEEWKQKEKRHKVTDLYNCLKTKKFILLLDDIWKEVDLKEIGVPFPTMENGCKVVFTTRSREVCGHMGVDDPMEVECLGSEEAWDLFRGKVGKKTLESHPDILEVACQVARECRGLPLALNIIGKNMASKRTVEEWERAIDTLASSAAEFPGMEDQILPVLRYSYDSLKGEHVKSCFQYCALYPEDWPIQKEKLVDYWICEGFIDDKKGRKKAKNQAYGIIGTLVEACLLTEEVEGETKVKMHDVVREMALWIASDFGMDKERCIVKAGFRLREVPTVENWRSVRRMSLIYNEIESISESPNCPELTTLLFQKNEILNISGEFFKSMPKLVVLDLRDNKLFDGVPEEISKLVSLRHLDLSYNKGIKRLFAGLLELRKLIYLNLERTGLESISGISTLASLRTLRLQHNQMSQDVNVMEELHLLEHLEVLTIDIWSTLVANQLFNSYRAANAIQAITIRCLEEKSILSLPNMAVLSALDIEKSEMVEINVKRSTSSLNKSPTTTVSFPNLSRVQLCACHGLKDLTWLLFAPNLKILNVENSTQVEDIINKEKAANILTEKEEVTIIPFQKLERFRVYDLPELKSIYWSPLPFPRLKKFRIDKCPNLRKLPFDSKSCSSAGEELVIHSGEQDWIDKVEWEDEETKERFPRSIGPSETEAVLKILIELSSTFAST